The DNA sequence CATTGACATAGTGCTCCTCGGATTCTCCGGGTTTGAACGATCGTTTGTACACGTCGATCACAGATGTTGTCGCTAATGCGTTCAATTCTGCGGAAGTGGAGGACATGGCGGCGGAAAGAATCACCGCAATCACCAGTCCGATCAAACCTTGGGGTAGATATCCCAGCACAAACGTCAAGAAGATTTGGTCAAGGTCATTCAAGTCTGCCTCTGGATTGTTCTTTTCGATCAGCTCCTTGGCACTTTTCCTGAGTTCCTTTTTGGCGGCAAGTTGTTCCGTAAGCTCCATTTGATGAAGCTCCATCTGGCTTGCATTGTCATCATGTCGAGCCTCGATCAGCTGAAGCATGGTCGCTTGCTGAGCCTCTGAAGCGGCAGCGTGCTTTTGCTCCAAATCTTGGTAGGCGGGTCCCCATTCGCTTTGAATCACCGCTTCTGTCTCAGGCTGGTTAAAGAACAGCGGGGCAGAATTGAATTGGTAGAATACGAACATCATGACCCCGATAAACAGGATCAAAAACTGCATGGGGACTTTGAAAATGGCGTTGAACATCAATCCAAGCCGAATCTCGGAAACGGATTTTCCCCCCAAATATCGCTGAACCTGAGATTGGTCTGTTCCGAAATAGGAGAGCGCCAAAAAGGTTCCTCCGATCAGTCCCGCCCAGATATTGTATTTGTCCTTGAGGTCGAAGTCTTCCGCTGAAGGAATGGTGATCGCGTTCAGTTTGCCCATTTTTCCTGCAAGGAAAACGGCATCTCCGAAGGAAACTTCTTGCGGGAGCTTGAGAACCATCACGATTCCGGCAAGCAGCATCCCCACCAAGATCACGGCCATTTGTTGTTGTTGGGTCACACTCACTGCCTTGGTTCCTCCTAGCACCGTGTAAACCATCACGATCAGTCCGATCCCGATGATGGTTTGGTCCAATGGCCATCCCAGAAGTAAGGATAGGATAATAGCAGGTGCGTAAATCGTAATCCCCGCAGCCAAGCCTCTGGAAATCAGGAAGAGGATAGCGCCTAGCGTTCGGGTTTTGAAGTCGAATCGTTGCTCCAGATATTCATAGGCGGTGAATACATTCAGCTTCCGATAGATGGGAATGGCCACAATCGAGATGATGACCATGGCAATCGGAACCCCGAAGTAGAATTGAACGAACCGCATCCCATCGTCGAATGCCTGTCCGGGTGTGGAGAGGAAGGTGATGGCACTCGCTTGTGTAGCCATGATCGATAGTCCGATCGTCCACCATTTGAGGGAGTTCCCGCCTCGGAGATAGCCTTGTATGTCTTGGCTTTTGCGGGTTTTCCAAATGCCATACAGCACGATAAAAAGGATCGTGCCGATGGAAATGATCCAGTCTAGGGTGCTCATGAGAATGCGCGGCTAAATAGGTAAAAGAGAACAATCAGAACCACGAGTTCAGCTAATACGAAGGTATAGAGATGTTTCCAGGTCTTGAACATGGGAAACATCTTGCGCAATTCGGCATCCTCATCATCTGGATGGGAAGAAGGAGATGGGTGTTCTTGCATCGTGAGTAGCATAAAAGGCCCTCTCGGCATGTACCGAGAGGGCTTTGTGTTATTGTCCGAGTGAGATCAAGTTGACGAATAGTCTGTATGCTCCGGGCACACCGGCAGGAAGCTCGCGGAACATGGACAGGCCCGTATAGACAAAATACCCGTCTCCATATTTGGTTACAAGCAAAGAGCCCTGAGTTGGGGTTTCGCCTGGGTCTGAGAATTCCAACAGAGGCGTGTAGGCATCATCCCAGCTACTTGGGAAGTAGAGGCCGCGCTCTTGAATCCAACCATCGAAATCTGCTTCGGTAATCTTGTTGGGCGTGTTGAATGCAGGGTGATCCGGCACAAGGAAAGTAGGCGTTGCTTCCTCCTTCGTCACGCGATTGCGGGAAAGGGTCAACGGATAAGGTCCCGGTTGGCGAGTGCTCAGGT is a window from the Pontibacter sp. G13 genome containing:
- a CDS encoding sodium:solute symporter; amino-acid sequence: MSTLDWIISIGTILFIVLYGIWKTRKSQDIQGYLRGGNSLKWWTIGLSIMATQASAITFLSTPGQAFDDGMRFVQFYFGVPIAMVIISIVAIPIYRKLNVFTAYEYLEQRFDFKTRTLGAILFLISRGLAAGITIYAPAIILSLLLGWPLDQTIIGIGLIVMVYTVLGGTKAVSVTQQQQMAVILVGMLLAGIVMVLKLPQEVSFGDAVFLAGKMGKLNAITIPSAEDFDLKDKYNIWAGLIGGTFLALSYFGTDQSQVQRYLGGKSVSEIRLGLMFNAIFKVPMQFLILFIGVMMFVFYQFNSAPLFFNQPETEAVIQSEWGPAYQDLEQKHAAASEAQQATMLQLIEARHDDNASQMELHQMELTEQLAAKKELRKSAKELIEKNNPEADLNDLDQIFLTFVLGYLPQGLIGLVIAVILSAAMSSTSAELNALATTSVIDVYKRSFKPGESEEHYVNASKVLTLAWGVFAILFALTAHQLGNLIQAVNLIGSLFYGTILGIFVVAFFMKSVQGTAVFWAAILGECVVLACYLLPLSFEDTFAWLDIGFLWYNLIGCVAVMIFAAISQMFQRA